Proteins encoded by one window of Bubalus bubalis isolate 160015118507 breed Murrah chromosome 4, NDDB_SH_1, whole genome shotgun sequence:
- the TNS2 gene encoding tensin-2 isoform X7: MKSSGPVERLLRALGRRDSSRATSRPRKVEPHSFREKVFRKKPPVCAVCKAAIDGTGVSCRVCKVATHRKCEAKVTSSCQALPPVELRRNTAPVRRIEHLGSTKSLNHSKQRSTLPRSFSLDPLMERRWDLDLTYVTERILAASFPARPDEQRHRGHLRELAHVLQSKHRDKYLLFNLSEKRHDLTRLNPKVQDFGWPELHAPPLDKLCSICKAMETWLSADPQHVVVLYCKGSKGKLGVIVSAYMHYSKISAGADQALATLTMRKFCEDKVAAELQPSQRRYITYFSGLLSGSIRMNSSPLFLHYVLVPVLPAFEPGAGFQPFLKIYQSMQLVYTSGIYHVAGPGPQQLCISLEPALLLKGDVMVTCYHKGSGGTDRTLVFRVQFHTCTIHGPRLTFSKDQLDEAWTDERFPFQASVEFVFSSSPEKIKGNTPRNEPSVSVDYNTAEPAVRWDSYENFNLHHEDSADDSVTHTRGPLDGSPYAQVQRAPRQTPPAPSPEPPPPPLLSVSSDSGHSSTLTTEPAAESPGRPPPTAAERQELERLLGGCGVASGGRGAGRETAILDDEDQPAAGGGPHLGIYSGHRPGLSRHCSCRQGYREPCGVPNGGYYRPEGTLERRRLAFGAYEGPPQGYAEPSVEKRRLCRSLSEGPYPYPSELGKPANGDFGYRPPGYREVVILEDPGLPALCSCPACEEKLALPTAALYGLRLEREAGEGWASEAGKPLLHPVRPGHPLPLLVPACGHHHTPLPDYSCLKPPKAGEEGHEGCSYALCPEGRYGHPGYPALVTYGYGGAVPSYCPAYGRVPHSCGSPGEGRGYPSPRAHSPRAGSISPGSPPYPQSRKLSYEIPAEEGGDRYPLPGHLAPAGPLASAAPLPAESPEPVSWREGPSGHSTLPRSPRDAQCSAASELSGPSTPLHTSSPVQGKESARRQDTRSPTLAPTQRLSPAEALPPVSQGGADKAPELPARSGPEPPAPGAFSPASPPSSPNDWPQERSPGGRSDSASPRGPVPNTLPGLRHAPWQGLRDPPDSPDGSPLTPVPTQMPWLVASPEPPQSSPTPAFPLAASYDINGPPQPPLPEKRHLLGPGQQPGPWGPEQASPPARGTSHHVTFAPLLPDNAPQPPEPPMQESQSNVKFVQDTSKFWYKPHLSRDQAITLLKDKDPGAFLIRDSHSFQGAYGLALKVATPPPSAQSWKGDPSEQLVRHFLIETGPKGVKIKGCPSEPYFGSLSALVSQHSISPLSLPCCLRIPSKDPLEEVPEAPVPSNMSTAADLLRQGAACSVLYLTSVETESLTGPQAVARASSAALSCSPRPTPAVVHFKVSAQGITLTDNQRKLFFRRHYPVNSITFSSTDPQDRRWTNSDGTTSKIFGFVAKKPGSPWENVCHLFAELDPDQPAGAIVTFITKVLLGQRK; the protein is encoded by the exons ATGAAGTCCAGCGGCCCGGTGGAGAGGCTGCTGAGAGccctggggaggagggacagCAGCCGGGCCACCAGCAGG CCTAGGAAAGTTGAGCCGCATAGCTTCCGAGAGAAGGTCTTCCGGAAGAAACCACCGGTGTGTGCCGTGTGTAAGGCGGCCATCGATGGGACGGGCGTCTCATGCAGAG TCTGCAAGGTGGCAACACACAGAAAATGTGAAGCAAAG GTGACTTCGTCCTGTCAGGCTTTGCCTCCCGTGGAGCTG cGGAGAAACACCGCCCCTGTGAGGCGCATAGAGCACCTG GGATCCACCAAGTCTCTGAACCACTCAAAGCAGCGCAGCACTCTGCCCAG gagcTTCAGCCTGGACCCGCTAATGGAGCGCCGCTGGGACTTGGACCTCACCTACGTGACGGAGCGGATCCTGGCCGCCTCTTTCCCCGCGCGGCCCGACGAGCAGCGACACCGGGGCCACCTGCGCGAGCTGGCTCACGTGCTGCAATCCAAGCACCGTGACAAGTACCTG CTCTTCAACCTTTCAGAGAAAAGACATGACCTGACCCGCCTAAACCCGAAG GTCCAGGACTTTGGCTGGCCTGAGCTGCACGCACCCCCCCTAGACAAGCTGTGCTCCATTTGCAAAGCCATGGAGACCTGGCTCAGTGCTGACCCGCAGCACGTGGTCGTATTGTACTGCAAG GGGAGCAAGGGCAAGCTCGGGGTCATCGTCTCTGCCTACATGCACTACAGCAAGATCTCTGCAGG GGCAGACCAGGCGCTGGCGACCCTTACCATGCGGAAGTTCTGTGAAGACAAGGTTGCCGCAGAATTGCAGCCCTCCCAGCGCCG GTATATCACCTACTTCAGCGGTCTGCTGTCCGGGTCCATCCGCATGAACAGCAGCCCTCTATTCCTGCACTACGTGCTGGTGCCCGTGCTGCCAGCCTTTGAACCTGGTGCAG GATTCCAGCCCTTCCTCAAGATCTACCAGTCCATGCAGCTTGTCTACACATCAGGAATCTA tCACGTTGCAGGCCCTGGTCCCCAGCAGCTTTGTATCAGCCTGGAGCCAGCCCTCCTCCTCAAAGGCGATGTCATG gTAACATGCTATCACAAGGGTAGCGGGGGGACTGACCGGACCCTCGTATTCCGAGTCCAGTTCCACACATGCACCATCCATGGACCACGGCTCACCTTCTCCAAGGACCAGTTGGATGAGGCCTGGACCG ATGAGAGGTTCCCCTTCCAAGCCTCGGTGGAGTTCGTcttctcctccagcccagagAAGATCAAAG GTAACACCCCGCGGAATGAGCCCTCCGTCTCTGTTGACTACAACACTGCAGAGCCCGCGGTGCGCTGGGACTCCTACGAGAACTTCAACCTGCACCATGAGGACAGTGCGGATG ACTCTGTCACCCACACCCGGGGGCCCCTGGATGGCAGTCCTTATGCCCAGGTGCAGCGAGCCCCCCGCCAGACCCCGCCGGCCCCATCTCcggagccacccccacccccgctgctTTCTGTCAGCAGCGACTCTGGCCACTCCTCCACACTGACCACGGAGCCGGCTGCCGAGTCCCCTGGCCGGCCACCCCCGACGGCTGCCGAGCGGCAGGAGCTCGAGCGCCTGCTGGGAGGCTGTGGAGTGGCCAGTGGGGGCCGGGGAGCTGGGCGCGAGACAGCCATCCTCGATGATGAAGACCAGCCTGCTGCAGGCGGAGGCCCCCACCTCGGAATATATTCGGGACACAGGCCTGGCCTCAGCCGCCACTGCTCCTGCCGCCAGGGCTACCGGGAACCCTGCGGGGTCCCCAATGGAGGCTACTACCGGCCAGAGGGGACCCTGGAGAGGCGGCGGCTGGCTTTCGGAGCCTATGAGGGGCCCCCCCAGGGCTATGCTGAGCCCTCCGTGGAGAAGAGGCGCCTCTGCCGCTCGTTGTCCGAGGGGCCGTACCCCTACCCGTCTGAGCTGGGGAAACCCGCCAATGGAGACTTTGGCTACCGCCCCCCAGGCTACCGGGAGGTGGTGATCCTGGAAGACCCTGGGCTGCCTGCGCTGTGCTCGTGCCCCGCCTGTGAGGAGAAGCTAGCACTGCCCACGGCAGCCCTCTATGGGCTGCGGCTggagagggaggctggagaggggtGGGCAAGTGAGGCTGGCAAGCCCCTCCTGCACCCAGTGCGACCCGGGCACCCGCTGCCCCTGCTGGTGCCTGCCTGTGGGCACCACCACACCCCGCTGCCTGACTACAGCTGCTTGAAGCCACCCAAGGCAGGCGAGGAAGGGCATGAGGGCTGCTCCTACGCCTTGTGCCCTGAGGGCAGGTATGGGCACCCAGGGTACCCTGCCTTGGTGACCTACGGCTATGGAGGAGCAGTTCCCAGTTACTGCCCAGCATATGGCCGAGTGCCGCACAGCTGTGGGTCTCCAGGTGAGGGCAGAGGGTATCCCAGCCCTCGTGCCCACTCCCCCCGGGCTGGCTCCATTTCCCCGGGCAGCCCGCCCTACCCCCAGTCCAGGAAGCTGAGCTACGAGATCCctgcagaggagggaggggaccGGTATCCGCTGCCTGGGCACCTGGCCCCAGCAGGACCCTTGGCATCTGCAG CTCCTCTCCCCGCAGAGTCGCCGGAGCCTGTGTCCTGGAGGGAGGGTCCCAGTGGGCACAGCACCCTGCCCCGGTCCCCACGAGATGCCCAGTGCAGCGCTGCTTCCGAGCTGTCTGGTCCTTCCACGCCGCTGCACACCAGCAGCCCCGTCCAGGGCAAGGAGAG CGCCCGACGGCAGGACACCCGTTCCCCCACCTTGGCGCCCACTCAGAGACTGAGTCCTGCGGAGGCCTTGCCACCTGTTTCCCAGGGAGGCGCTGATAAGGCTCCAGAGCTGCCTGCGAGAAGTGGGCCTGAGCCTCCAGCCCCTGGCGccttctccccagcctccccacccaGCTCTCCCAACGACTGGCCTCAGGAGAGGAGCCCGGGGGGCCGCTCGGACAGCGCCAGTCCAAGGGGGCCTGTACCCAACACCCTGCCCGGCCTCCGTCATGCCCCCTGGCAGGGCCTGCGAGACCCCCCGGACAGCCCAGACGGGTCCCCCCTCACCCCTGTGCCTACTCAGATGCCCTGGCTTGTGGCCAGCCCAGAACCCCCTCAGAGCTCGCCCACACCTGCCTTTCCTCTGGCTGCATCTTACGACATCAACGGCCCCCCCCAGCCCCCTCTTCCTGAGAAACGCCACCTGCTGGGGCCTGGACAGCAGCCGGGACCCTGGGGCCCAGAGCAGGCATCACCACCAGCCAGAGGCACTAGTCACCATGTCACTTTTGCACCTCTGCTCCCGGATaatgccccccaacccccag AGCCCCCGATGCAAGAGAGCCAGAGCAATGTCAAGTTTGTCCAGGACACATCCAAGTTCTGGTACAAGCCACACCTGTCCCGTGACCAAG ccaTCACCCTGCTGAAGGACAAAGACCCTGGGGCCTTCCTGATCAGGGACAGTCATTCATTCCAAGGAGCCTATGGGCTGGCTCTCAAGGTGGCCACGCCCCCTCCCAGCGCCCAGTCCTGGAAAG GGGACCCCTCAGAACAGCTGGTCCGTCATTTTCTCATTGAGACTGGGCCGAAAGGGGTGAAGATCAAGGGCTGTCCCAGCGAGCCCTACTTTG GCAGCCTGTCAGCCCTGGTCTCCCAGCACTCCATCTCCCCACTGTCCCTGCCCTGCTGCCTGCGCATTCCCAGCAAAG atcctctggaggaggtccCAGAGGCCCCAGTGCCCAGCAACATGAGTACAGCGGCAGACCTCCTGCGTCAAGGCGCCG CCTGCAGCGTGCTCTACCTGACCTCAGTGGAGACGGAGTCGCTGACAGGCCCCCAAGCAGTGGCACGGGCCAGCTCCGCAGCTCTGAGCTGCAGCCCCCGCCCCACGCCAGCCGTTGTCCACTTCAAGGTCTCAGCCCAGGGCATCACACTCACAGACAACCAAAGGAA GCTCTTCTTTCGCCGCCATTATCCAGTCAACAGCATCACCTTTTCCAGCACTGACCCTCAGGACCGGAG ATGGACCAACTCCGACGGGACCACCTCCAA GATCTTTGGTTTTGTGGCCAAGAAGCCGGGAAGCCCTTGGGAGAACGTGTGTCACCTCTTTGCAGAGCTTGACCCAGATCAGCCCGCAGGCGCCATTGTCACCTTCATCACCAAAGTTTTACTGGGCCAGAGGAAGTGA
- the TNS2 gene encoding tensin-2 isoform X8, producing MKSSGPVERLLRALGRRDSSRATSRPRKVEPHSFREKVFRKKPPVCAVCKAAIDGTGVSCRVCKVATHRKCEAKVTSSCQALPPVELRRNTAPVRRIEHLGSTKSLNHSKQRSTLPRSFSLDPLMERRWDLDLTYVTERILAASFPARPDEQRHRGHLRELAHVLQSKHRDKYLLFNLSEKRHDLTRLNPKVQDFGWPELHAPPLDKLCSICKAMETWLSADPQHVVVLYCKGSKGKLGVIVSAYMHYSKISAGADQALATLTMRKFCEDKVAAELQPSQRRYITYFSGLLSGSIRMNSSPLFLHYVLVPVLPAFEPGAGFQPFLKIYQSMQLVYTSGIYHVAGPGPQQLCISLEPALLLKGDVMVTCYHKGSGGTDRTLVFRVQFHTCTIHGPRLTFSKDQLDEAWTDERFPFQASVEFVFSSSPEKIKGNTPRNEPSVSVDYNTAEPAVRWDSYENFNLHHEDSADDSVTHTRGPLDGSPYAQVQRAPRQTPPAPSPEPPPPPLLSVSSDSGHSSTLTTEPAAESPGRPPPTAAERQELERLLGGCGVASGGRGAGRETAILDDEDQPAAGGGPHLGIYSGHRPGLSRHCSCRQGYREPCGVPNGGYYRPEGTLERRRLAFGAYEGPPQGYAEPSVEKRRLCRSLSEGPYPYPSELGKPANGDFGYRPPGYREVVILEDPGLPALCSCPACEEKLALPTAALYGLRLEREAGEGWASEAGKPLLHPVRPGHPLPLLVPACGHHHTPLPDYSCLKPPKAGEEGHEGCSYALCPEGRYGHPGYPALVTYGYGGAVPSYCPAYGRVPHSCGSPGEGRGYPSPRAHSPRAGSISPGSPPYPQSRKLSYEIPAEEGGDRYPLPGHLAPAGPLASAESPEPVSWREGPSGHSTLPRSPRDAQCSAASELSGPSTPLHTSSPVQGKESARRQDTRSPTLAPTQRLSPAEALPPVSQGGADKAPELPARSGPEPPAPGAFSPASPPSSPNDWPQERSPGGRSDSASPRGPVPNTLPGLRHAPWQGLRDPPDSPDGSPLTPVPTQMPWLVASPEPPQSSPTPAFPLAASYDINGPPQPPLPEKRHLLGPGQQPGPWGPEQASPPARGTSHHVTFAPLLPDNAPQPPEPPMQESQSNVKFVQDTSKFWYKPHLSRDQAITLLKDKDPGAFLIRDSHSFQGAYGLALKVATPPPSAQSWKGDPSEQLVRHFLIETGPKGVKIKGCPSEPYFGSLSALVSQHSISPLSLPCCLRIPSKDPLEEVPEAPVPSNMSTAADLLRQGAACSVLYLTSVETESLTGPQAVARASSAALSCSPRPTPAVVHFKVSAQGITLTDNQRKLFFRRHYPVNSITFSSTDPQDRRWTNSDGTTSKIFGFVAKKPGSPWENVCHLFAELDPDQPAGAIVTFITKVLLGQRK from the exons ATGAAGTCCAGCGGCCCGGTGGAGAGGCTGCTGAGAGccctggggaggagggacagCAGCCGGGCCACCAGCAGG CCTAGGAAAGTTGAGCCGCATAGCTTCCGAGAGAAGGTCTTCCGGAAGAAACCACCGGTGTGTGCCGTGTGTAAGGCGGCCATCGATGGGACGGGCGTCTCATGCAGAG TCTGCAAGGTGGCAACACACAGAAAATGTGAAGCAAAG GTGACTTCGTCCTGTCAGGCTTTGCCTCCCGTGGAGCTG cGGAGAAACACCGCCCCTGTGAGGCGCATAGAGCACCTG GGATCCACCAAGTCTCTGAACCACTCAAAGCAGCGCAGCACTCTGCCCAG gagcTTCAGCCTGGACCCGCTAATGGAGCGCCGCTGGGACTTGGACCTCACCTACGTGACGGAGCGGATCCTGGCCGCCTCTTTCCCCGCGCGGCCCGACGAGCAGCGACACCGGGGCCACCTGCGCGAGCTGGCTCACGTGCTGCAATCCAAGCACCGTGACAAGTACCTG CTCTTCAACCTTTCAGAGAAAAGACATGACCTGACCCGCCTAAACCCGAAG GTCCAGGACTTTGGCTGGCCTGAGCTGCACGCACCCCCCCTAGACAAGCTGTGCTCCATTTGCAAAGCCATGGAGACCTGGCTCAGTGCTGACCCGCAGCACGTGGTCGTATTGTACTGCAAG GGGAGCAAGGGCAAGCTCGGGGTCATCGTCTCTGCCTACATGCACTACAGCAAGATCTCTGCAGG GGCAGACCAGGCGCTGGCGACCCTTACCATGCGGAAGTTCTGTGAAGACAAGGTTGCCGCAGAATTGCAGCCCTCCCAGCGCCG GTATATCACCTACTTCAGCGGTCTGCTGTCCGGGTCCATCCGCATGAACAGCAGCCCTCTATTCCTGCACTACGTGCTGGTGCCCGTGCTGCCAGCCTTTGAACCTGGTGCAG GATTCCAGCCCTTCCTCAAGATCTACCAGTCCATGCAGCTTGTCTACACATCAGGAATCTA tCACGTTGCAGGCCCTGGTCCCCAGCAGCTTTGTATCAGCCTGGAGCCAGCCCTCCTCCTCAAAGGCGATGTCATG gTAACATGCTATCACAAGGGTAGCGGGGGGACTGACCGGACCCTCGTATTCCGAGTCCAGTTCCACACATGCACCATCCATGGACCACGGCTCACCTTCTCCAAGGACCAGTTGGATGAGGCCTGGACCG ATGAGAGGTTCCCCTTCCAAGCCTCGGTGGAGTTCGTcttctcctccagcccagagAAGATCAAAG GTAACACCCCGCGGAATGAGCCCTCCGTCTCTGTTGACTACAACACTGCAGAGCCCGCGGTGCGCTGGGACTCCTACGAGAACTTCAACCTGCACCATGAGGACAGTGCGGATG ACTCTGTCACCCACACCCGGGGGCCCCTGGATGGCAGTCCTTATGCCCAGGTGCAGCGAGCCCCCCGCCAGACCCCGCCGGCCCCATCTCcggagccacccccacccccgctgctTTCTGTCAGCAGCGACTCTGGCCACTCCTCCACACTGACCACGGAGCCGGCTGCCGAGTCCCCTGGCCGGCCACCCCCGACGGCTGCCGAGCGGCAGGAGCTCGAGCGCCTGCTGGGAGGCTGTGGAGTGGCCAGTGGGGGCCGGGGAGCTGGGCGCGAGACAGCCATCCTCGATGATGAAGACCAGCCTGCTGCAGGCGGAGGCCCCCACCTCGGAATATATTCGGGACACAGGCCTGGCCTCAGCCGCCACTGCTCCTGCCGCCAGGGCTACCGGGAACCCTGCGGGGTCCCCAATGGAGGCTACTACCGGCCAGAGGGGACCCTGGAGAGGCGGCGGCTGGCTTTCGGAGCCTATGAGGGGCCCCCCCAGGGCTATGCTGAGCCCTCCGTGGAGAAGAGGCGCCTCTGCCGCTCGTTGTCCGAGGGGCCGTACCCCTACCCGTCTGAGCTGGGGAAACCCGCCAATGGAGACTTTGGCTACCGCCCCCCAGGCTACCGGGAGGTGGTGATCCTGGAAGACCCTGGGCTGCCTGCGCTGTGCTCGTGCCCCGCCTGTGAGGAGAAGCTAGCACTGCCCACGGCAGCCCTCTATGGGCTGCGGCTggagagggaggctggagaggggtGGGCAAGTGAGGCTGGCAAGCCCCTCCTGCACCCAGTGCGACCCGGGCACCCGCTGCCCCTGCTGGTGCCTGCCTGTGGGCACCACCACACCCCGCTGCCTGACTACAGCTGCTTGAAGCCACCCAAGGCAGGCGAGGAAGGGCATGAGGGCTGCTCCTACGCCTTGTGCCCTGAGGGCAGGTATGGGCACCCAGGGTACCCTGCCTTGGTGACCTACGGCTATGGAGGAGCAGTTCCCAGTTACTGCCCAGCATATGGCCGAGTGCCGCACAGCTGTGGGTCTCCAGGTGAGGGCAGAGGGTATCCCAGCCCTCGTGCCCACTCCCCCCGGGCTGGCTCCATTTCCCCGGGCAGCCCGCCCTACCCCCAGTCCAGGAAGCTGAGCTACGAGATCCctgcagaggagggaggggaccGGTATCCGCTGCCTGGGCACCTGGCCCCAGCAGGACCCTTGGCATCTGCAG AGTCGCCGGAGCCTGTGTCCTGGAGGGAGGGTCCCAGTGGGCACAGCACCCTGCCCCGGTCCCCACGAGATGCCCAGTGCAGCGCTGCTTCCGAGCTGTCTGGTCCTTCCACGCCGCTGCACACCAGCAGCCCCGTCCAGGGCAAGGAGAG CGCCCGACGGCAGGACACCCGTTCCCCCACCTTGGCGCCCACTCAGAGACTGAGTCCTGCGGAGGCCTTGCCACCTGTTTCCCAGGGAGGCGCTGATAAGGCTCCAGAGCTGCCTGCGAGAAGTGGGCCTGAGCCTCCAGCCCCTGGCGccttctccccagcctccccacccaGCTCTCCCAACGACTGGCCTCAGGAGAGGAGCCCGGGGGGCCGCTCGGACAGCGCCAGTCCAAGGGGGCCTGTACCCAACACCCTGCCCGGCCTCCGTCATGCCCCCTGGCAGGGCCTGCGAGACCCCCCGGACAGCCCAGACGGGTCCCCCCTCACCCCTGTGCCTACTCAGATGCCCTGGCTTGTGGCCAGCCCAGAACCCCCTCAGAGCTCGCCCACACCTGCCTTTCCTCTGGCTGCATCTTACGACATCAACGGCCCCCCCCAGCCCCCTCTTCCTGAGAAACGCCACCTGCTGGGGCCTGGACAGCAGCCGGGACCCTGGGGCCCAGAGCAGGCATCACCACCAGCCAGAGGCACTAGTCACCATGTCACTTTTGCACCTCTGCTCCCGGATaatgccccccaacccccag AGCCCCCGATGCAAGAGAGCCAGAGCAATGTCAAGTTTGTCCAGGACACATCCAAGTTCTGGTACAAGCCACACCTGTCCCGTGACCAAG ccaTCACCCTGCTGAAGGACAAAGACCCTGGGGCCTTCCTGATCAGGGACAGTCATTCATTCCAAGGAGCCTATGGGCTGGCTCTCAAGGTGGCCACGCCCCCTCCCAGCGCCCAGTCCTGGAAAG GGGACCCCTCAGAACAGCTGGTCCGTCATTTTCTCATTGAGACTGGGCCGAAAGGGGTGAAGATCAAGGGCTGTCCCAGCGAGCCCTACTTTG GCAGCCTGTCAGCCCTGGTCTCCCAGCACTCCATCTCCCCACTGTCCCTGCCCTGCTGCCTGCGCATTCCCAGCAAAG atcctctggaggaggtccCAGAGGCCCCAGTGCCCAGCAACATGAGTACAGCGGCAGACCTCCTGCGTCAAGGCGCCG CCTGCAGCGTGCTCTACCTGACCTCAGTGGAGACGGAGTCGCTGACAGGCCCCCAAGCAGTGGCACGGGCCAGCTCCGCAGCTCTGAGCTGCAGCCCCCGCCCCACGCCAGCCGTTGTCCACTTCAAGGTCTCAGCCCAGGGCATCACACTCACAGACAACCAAAGGAA GCTCTTCTTTCGCCGCCATTATCCAGTCAACAGCATCACCTTTTCCAGCACTGACCCTCAGGACCGGAG ATGGACCAACTCCGACGGGACCACCTCCAA GATCTTTGGTTTTGTGGCCAAGAAGCCGGGAAGCCCTTGGGAGAACGTGTGTCACCTCTTTGCAGAGCTTGACCCAGATCAGCCCGCAGGCGCCATTGTCACCTTCATCACCAAAGTTTTACTGGGCCAGAGGAAGTGA